The Proteobacteria bacterium CG1_02_64_396 genome includes the window ACCCCGAATACCGCATGGCCACACAAGCCCAGGGCGCCCTGTTGTTTTTACAGGGGGTGCCCGGCGTTGCGTTGGGGGAGCGGGTGGTGGTGCACGACCACGCCGGGGGGCGGCGCAACGGGCAGGTGATCCAGACCTCCGACGATCTGGTGCTGGTGCAGGTCTTCGAGGGGACCGACGACCTCGACCTGGAGCAAACCTGGGTCCGCTTTTTGGGCCGTCCCTTTGAGATGTCGTTGTCCCCCGACCTGCTTGGCCGGATCTTCGACGGCATCGGCCGCCCCCGCGACGACCGCCCTCCCCTGATTTCGAGCCTCAAGCGCAACGTTAACGGCGCAGCGGTCAATCCGGCGGCCCGGGCCTACCCCAAGGAGTTCATCCAGACCGGCATCTCGACCATCGACGGTCTCAACTCCCTGGTGCGGGGGCAGAAGCTGCCGATCTTCTCGGGCTCGGGGCTGCCCCACAACCGGCTGGCGGCCCAGATTGTCCGGCAGGCGCGGCTTCCCGGCGAGGAGAGCAACTTTTCCGTCGTTTTCGCCGCCATGGGGGTTTCCTACTCCGACGCCCGCTTCTTTCAAGAGGATTTCGAATCCTCCGGGGTGCTGGGCAACGTGGCGATGTTCATCAACCTGGCCGACGACCCCCCCATCGAGCGGCTGATTTTGCCCCGCACCGCGCTGACCGCCGCCGAATACCTCGCCTTCGACCTCGACCGCCACGTCTTGGTCGTCATCACCGACATGACCCACTACGCCTCGGCGCTGCGCGAGGTCGCCACCGCCAAGGGGGATGTGCCGGCCCGCAAGGGGTACCCCGGTTACCTCTACTCCGATCTGGCCGAGATCTACGAGCGGGCCGGGCGGATCCGGGGACGCAAAGGTTCGATCACCATGGTGCCGATTCTGACCATGCCCTCGGACGACATTACCCACCCGATCCCCGATCTGACCGGCTACATCACCGAGGGGCAGATTGTGCTTTCGCGTGAGCTGCACAACCAAGGGGTCTACCCCCCGGTCCACATCCCCCCCTCTTTAAGTCGATTGATGAAGGACGGCATCGGCAAGGACGACACCCGCGAGGACCACCCCCGGGTCGCCAGCCAGCTCTACGCCGCCTACGCACGCGCCCTTGAGGTGCGCAATCTGGCCTCGATCATCGGCGCCGACGAGCTATCCGATCTGGATCGGGCCTACATGACCTTCGCCGAGACCTTCGAGGCCCGCTTTGTCGGCCAGGGTGAGGACGAATCCCGCACCGTGCTCGAAACCCTGAATCTGGCCTGGGACTTGATCTCGCTGCTGCCCGCCGACGCGTTGAGCCGGGTCAGCGAGGCCGATTTGAAGCGGTACCACCGGTATGGGGGGTAGGAAGATGAGATTTGGCCGGATCCTTCAAGAATCGCCCGACCTGTCCCCTCTCCCCAGGCATGGGGAGAGGGTTAGGGTGAGGGGTGGCCGCAGGACGACGGGCGGATGGATTTGGCTTCATACCTTTGCGTTGAGCGCTGCCCCGTGCTTGAACGACAGGCCTCCGATCACCGCCCCCTCACCCCGACCCTTTCCCCCTAAGGGGGCGAGGGGGAACATCGACGGCACCCTCCCATGGCCCGCCTGAAAATCCCCCCCACCAAGAGCGCCCTGCTCGACCTGCGCCGCCGGGTCGATTTTTTGGAGCAGGGGCACGCCATGCTCGAACGTAAGAAGGAGCTGCTCACCCGGCTGGTTTACGACCGCCTGAATCACTACCGGCAACTGCGCGGCGAGGTGCGGCGGGGGTT containing:
- a CDS encoding V-type ATP synthase subunit B (produces ATP from ADP in the presence of a proton gradient across the membrane; the B subunit is part of the catalytic core of the ATP synthase complex), whose amino-acid sequence is MPHPEYRMATQAQGALLFLQGVPGVALGERVVVHDHAGGRRNGQVIQTSDDLVLVQVFEGTDDLDLEQTWVRFLGRPFEMSLSPDLLGRIFDGIGRPRDDRPPLISSLKRNVNGAAVNPAARAYPKEFIQTGISTIDGLNSLVRGQKLPIFSGSGLPHNRLAAQIVRQARLPGEESNFSVVFAAMGVSYSDARFFQEDFESSGVLGNVAMFINLADDPPIERLILPRTALTAAEYLAFDLDRHVLVVITDMTHYASALREVATAKGDVPARKGYPGYLYSDLAEIYERAGRIRGRKGSITMVPILTMPSDDITHPIPDLTGYITEGQIVLSRELHNQGVYPPVHIPPSLSRLMKDGIGKDDTREDHPRVASQLYAAYARALEVRNLASIIGADELSDLDRAYMTFAETFEARFVGQGEDESRTVLETLNLAWDLISLLPADALSRVSEADLKRYHRYGG